In Haliaeetus albicilla chromosome 18, bHalAlb1.1, whole genome shotgun sequence, the DNA window CTCTGTGAGCAGGGATCACTTCCAGGCTCTTTACCTGACGTTATGACCGTAGAAATCAATTAAACACAGATGAACGGACAGGAGAAGCATTTGTGCCACACTGTTGCATAAATGTCAGGGGAAGGAGCTTCACTCTTGAGGTAACAGATGCCAAAGtaaggttttaaaaatgaattatcaGAAGCAATGTTTCCACTTTCAAATCCAACTGAAACCAAACGGTGCCAAGTCCTGAGGTCTGTATTGAGCCAGTGCTCATTCCCGTTTCTGAAGGAGATGACCACAGGTGTTTTCTGCACACCCAGAGAGGATGAGGTGGGGAAGGCCCTTCAGGATCCAGCCCCATTTCTTTTGGAATCTGGGGACATCTGACTGCCTCTtcaatagaatagaatagaatagaatagaatatttcagttggaagggacctacaatgatcatcgagtccaactgcctgaccacttcagggctgaccaaaagttaaagcatgttattaagggcattgtccaaatgcctcttaaacactgacaggcttgggccatcgaccacctctctaggaagcctgttccagtgcttgaccaccctctcagtaaagaaaggCTTCCTAATGTTCAGTCTGAatctcccctggtgcagctttgaaggTTTAGGTCTTCTCAACCTCAAATGCACAACGGACCACATCTccagagcagctcagccccTTGTAGACATCTCTTTCTGTCTAGAGACATAATAACAATAACAGCAGGTGTTACCaccttttgctgtgtttcttctaAGTTCCCTTGGGCAACATGCAAATTCACTCCCTTCTTCACACCCTCTGACACTCCACAGACAGCTGTGTTGGGGCTGCTGCAACATGGCCTCAGGTGTTTAGAAGAAATCTCTGATTTCAGACTGCAACACATCCTGTTTCAGAAGCCGATATGGACAGCCCTCATCCTGGTGCTGCAGAAATTGATGCACGTATCTATGCTGGGACCGAAGCACCACATCCCTGGCCTCATGGGGACACAAATGGGTTAAATCCTGACAGCATGTGTTAGATGCAGGTAGGCAGGCCGGCAGGGCTGCTTGAGCCAGGAAGCAGCCTGCCCATGTTCACACCACTCAGAGTAAGAGCCCTGCCCCAATGCTTGTAAcaagttttgggggtttcttaATTCACACTCAGAGTCATATAAATCCAGAAGTGTCCAAGACCTCAAGTAGCTGTCTCTGAACTTTTTCTGAGCCAACACTGGTCCAGCCTGTCGGGCATCTCCACATCAGAAACATATAACCCTTCCCTATCTGGCCAAAAGCAGCATGGGGTCTGAGAGCGTCAGTTCTTCGGGTTTTCATGCTTAAAATAAAGTTGAgctaaagcacagaaaacagaaatgaaaatggctCAGAGTCACAAAGAACGGGGGGAGCAAAACACAAGGAAGGTCTCCTTCATCCCAGGGTAATCCCTAAACATCGGCCTTTTTTCCTCTAATGAATAGAACCATCATTCAGTAAATTCTTTAGCAAGGAAGCGTTTTTCTACCGAAGTCCAAGAGGTATCAGTTATACTGGTGACCTGAGAGTGAAAATACGTTGCCTTTATTGATACATCTGCAAGGACACAAACATCATGGGAGGAAGACAGTTCACTGAAACACCCATGCCAAAAGAGCTTTGGTTTTGAAACAGGCTGGAGGTGGAAGCATGTCCAGCTGGATAACTGAGTGAACCCGACCTCTTAATGCAATGTTGTGGCCAAAAGGCCTACCTCGGTACTGCATATAAACACAGCTGAAGACTGTGAGGTATTGTATCTCCGTATTTGACATGACTGTGAGCACTACTGAACTGCCATGTtcagtttttaaacaaacagttCAAGAAGGATATTGAAATACTGGAAGAGACTTCGAAGACAGTAACATGAAGGACGATATTTAATCAAAGACCTTGGCCACATCCTACTTCCATAGAAGAGAGGGGATCAGGCTAAGCATTATTTTCTACCTGTCTGGATTTTCTTCCCAAGGAAACTCAGATGATCAGATAGGGGATTGCAGTGCATTTTGGTGGGAACAAAAAAGAGCTGCAGGGCACAGCATCCCTAGATCGAGTCATAGCTGCCTAGTCATTGTGAAAACACACCTACAGGGTGCTCCACGGGACATCCTTACTCCTCCAGGGTAGATTCAGCTAAAACTTCTTATCAAAAAGGACTTAAAGAGTGACTTGACCATGACTACCTGAGAGGAAGACACACACTTATTAACAGGGGGCCATAATTCAAGCTGGGCAAGCAGTCACAAATAAATTTTGTATAGTAGCAGTAAGGAACCACAGGTAACCTTCCCAGGGACCTGATAGGAGGGACTAGAAATATGCTCTACTCAAACAGAATTAATTCAGAGAAGTCCCAAAGTCTGTTTAATCTTTGCCAGATTGCCTGAGAACATTGCTGCGTTTAATCTATGAATCTCACCCTACTCCTAGAAGCCTTTAACAGAAGTGAACTTATGTTATTGCAAAGTGATCCATAttttcacagatatttttatataggtAAGAAAAGTAGGAAGGCAGCTGTTCCTCTCCTATATCTGAACCTGCTCAGCAAAGAAACTGAAGGCAAGTCCCTTGTACCAGTATTTCAAACTTGAGAAAGCTGCCCTGAAAAGACAGCCAAGAACAGGACCCACACACACAAGTAAGATGCTTACACAGCACAAGTTATCGGAATTATTCTCTGTTCCTCATCCCCCTGAGATATATTATTCTGCCTCTTTAACAGTGCTTAGGCAGTGCtaagaacttgaaaaaaaatcttgcaaagaGATCTTTGCTTCAAGGGGTGTGCTCGGTGCTGGTGGagttttttttgtattttaagggTCAGAGTGCCCTCTTCTGTCCCATCCATGTCCTGATTATTAACTCACATCTGTGTTAGATCAGCAGATTATTGAGAAATACTGTGACTTGTCTTCTGCACACCCCATCATCTTCTGAACAACAGTTAAGAAACCAAACAGCTGATCACAAACTAGAAAATAACTCTCATTATTGCGGAGGTTCAGGCTACAAAGTCAGCTGCCACCAATAAAAGGGGCTGGGAGAACATCACAGGCAACATGATTCATCTAATTAGTTGATGGGGTCAGGCATATTTTGAAATGAACCTCTGCAAAGTTTAAACAGTGGGGTATTATTTATAGGTCCACGCTCTGCATTAAAACTTTGCCTCTCTCCTGCCTGAGTAGCCACTAATTGTATCCAGACTGTAGTTGACACCTGAGGAAATCTGACTGAAACAAACATATTAAAAGTAGCTCAGTAATACCAAAGTATATAATAACTTCTGAACTAATCACGGTGAAAACTCTGGGACTGCAGTTTATCTGAATTACGGATAGACCTAACAACAGCCCAGAAAAGACTATTAGCTGAGCCTTTCTATCATGAAAACACAGAGGAAACACAGAGTTTCTGGAAACCATAGTCACGCAAACCACTTTCacacagcaaagccagcacTAATAAACTGTGGAGGGGTCCCCTCGATATCCCAAGGAGCTTTTACGAGCGTTCCCACCCTGTACTCCCACCGCCGGGCCCAGTGACACCCGGGGAGCCCCAGTTTGGCAACCCACCGCCACggcccctgcccctctccccttccagGTCAGCTCTAGGGCcggggctgctctctgctcctccttttgGGTCCCTCTCCCCCACCCGGCATCTCCCTGAGGGTCTGGGGGTGACAGGAGCCATTTTGTCTCCTCACACCCTCGGAGGGACGCTTggctcccacccccccaccctgtgAGGAGGCAGCAGACTGCCATGGGCCATGGGCCAGGGGCCCGTCCACTGCGGCAGAGACCAGCCACGGACCCTCCACCAGGGCAGGCCAGGGTCCTTCCCTCACGTCTGAACCGGGCAGCCCCCCGAGGAACCGAGTCGGGCCTCgtccctcctccctgcaggcaCGGGAAGGCAGGGCCGCCGGCCACCGCTCCGCTTCGCCCTTGGCGCTGGTTTGTCCCGCTGCGCTGACCGTAGCGGCGCTGCGCGCGCGCGCCGGCAGGCCGGAAGCGGCCGCAGTCGCCATGGCAGCCGCCTGCGGGAGGCTGTTGCCGCGGAGTGCCGCCGCGGGGCTGGCGGGCCTCGCCGCCGCCCGGCCAGCCTTGCCCGGCAGTAAGGATCGCCCGTACCCCTTATCTCCTGCCTGCCCGGcgccctcctcctgcccgcGGCCGGGGAGCGGCTGCCCGCGGCCTGCTCCTGTCCCTCAGGGCGCCGCGGGGTGTTTGCCCAGAGAGCGGGGGCGGGTGGGGGTACCCCCGGTGAGGGGGGGGCCAGGCCGGCCTGGCGGGGGTGGGAACAAGAACCCCGACTGTTGGGGGGCAGTTCGACTTGAAAACACGGggtttaagaaaatattttctttttatagggtgcttttcttcctcaagcTGTCGAATTAGCAGCGATGGAAAGCCAGCAAAATTTCAGCCGCCTCCAAAGCCCGTCATTATTGacaggcagaagcagagagaggagaggaggtaGGGTGTCCTGGCACTTCTCACAGGGGCCTGTGTTCAGGTCTGCTGTCAGGCTGGTAATTGTGTGAGCGTCGCCTTAAAGCTCCAAGGCATTATTACACAAAAAGTATTTGCAAAGTTCTACCAGAAGTAATTCGTGTTGAAATATGCTTAAAAAACCATTCAAATACTGCGTTCTAGAGTTCCTGAAAgcagtgaaacaggaaaaaaaaatgtatagcaGTAAAGATTTTTGCAAATTTGTGGTTGACATGTGAGGTTTTCATCTGTTAAAGGCATGCATAGCATGCCACAAGGTGACAAGGACATGGGTCCTGTGCCTGCCTTTGACTTACACCTTGAGATCAACTCTAAGTGCCTACATTACTGTTTGTGAAATGgagctgcaaaatgcttttgttttacactttaaaaagtttGGATTTTCTTACAGGTTCTTGAGCCCTGAATTTATACCTCCCAGAGGGCGAACAGATCCTCATAAATTTTATATAGAAAGAAAGGATATGATACAGAGACGGAAAGTCTTCAACATCCCAGAGTTCTATGTTGGTCAGTAACAGCACTATAACTTTCACAATTTCATCAATATTTTTTGTAGAGTGGGATGGTAAAAGGTATGGTTTCATGTTGTAGAATATCATAGAACATCACAGCATCAGGCATGTTAGATCAACTAGTATGTGCTTTTATACATACtacttcatattttaatttcatatttatatCCAGTTTCCATTAAAAGTATAATACTAGTGTGTTTcttacatgttttttaaatcctgGCACTTTAGCATATGGTTTACCAGTAAAgctcaagaaaggaaaatacatgaGATTATTTGTATTCAGTTTGCATAATGAAGAGTAAAAGATAAAGGTGAAGGTGAAAAAGCTTCATAGTTAACCTGCAGAATCACTTTAACATCTATTAATTCAGGGCACATTAGAAGTTTATTCTATTTCTGGCagttttcatggaaaataaaatattttcaaaatgtaccTAAACACATGTGCTTTGTCTGACTCTGTTCCCACGTTTTGGTACATATTTACTTGAACagtctatttattttaaatttttttttttttggcaggcaGTATACTTGCCGTTACTACTGCAGATCCATATGCCAATGAGAAAGCCAACCGGTTTGTAGGCATCTGCAtccaaagaggaggaaaaggactTGGCGCTACCTTTGTCCTTCGGAACGTTATAGAAGGCCAAGGTGGGTTTTTAACTGTGGTAATTATGCTAGAAATGTTAAGcaaaaaaatgttgaagttGTATGTGAAGGGATATCTGGTGTAGAAACTTAGTCTGCAGAGAGGATGCCAGTAGATTAAAGTGAAATTGTGCGTCTACCTACTAGGGGATACTGCAGGTTTAAAACTGTATACACAGAGATGCTGATGTGCCATATAGTTGAAGACATGGAACTgcttagtaattttttttctgtatactTAGTGATTTTTCGATCTGTATTCTGAGGAGACTGAATGTGATCCACTATGATTGTGCATATATTTGAGCCTGGGCAGTCTACTGCTAGCCACGTAAATACTAGCCCATTTTGAACGAAATGTTTAACAAGCATGAAATGTTTAACAAGCAACAGATCAGCAGAGTTTTATAATAGGCTCATATTCTGGTTTATGGCAAAATGGGGGGAGATGCAAATATTGATGTTATGAGAGCAAATATGAAAGAGGTGGGTGTCTCTTTATATACACTACACATACAGTGAGATAGATAGTAACAGCCATTGTAATCAAAAGGGAGTAAGCCCTTCTTCCTTAAATGCAAGCCATTCAATGTCTCTCAAGCTGTTATCAAAGATTTAACTTACAAAGGAAACCTGAATTTGCCTGTACAGACACAATGCATGTGTACAATCACATGTGCACACAGCACTGTATATTGTAGTTCCCTGTATAAGTAAAAAGCAGTTCTTGAATAATACAGGTACATATAATACTGAGGAAATACTAATTTGGTTCATTAAACCAGACTTTCTCTCTCTAAGGTGTTGAAATACGTTATGAACTGTACAGTCCTCGAGTCCAGGCCATCGAGGTTCTGAAGCTAGAAAAGAGGCTGGATGACAACCTGATGTACCTGCGAGATGCCCTCCCTGAATATAGTACTTTTGATGTGAATATGAAACCTGTGTCTCATTTAGACCATGAAGAAATTCCTGTAAACAAGGTAGGAGCCACATGTTTCAGAGGGAAACTGGAGGATCATTTAGGTAGCTTTCATATCTGACTGATATCCTGGAAGGTGGTTAAACACCTCTTTGCTACATCAATTACCAGGGTGATGAAAGGCTACAAAATAAGGCAAGTCTTTATGCCATTTCTATAGTGAAAGAATGTTGAGACTGTAAATACCTACCATCCTTAGTGGTTAATTTTTAAGATATGCAAGGAGTAGTGGCCTCCACACGCTGCTATATAACActgtgcagagagaaaagcttttcttaCAGGAGTGTTATTGTTAACATGGTTACTGATTTGGGAGTGGTAGGCATCAGGAAAGAAGGTAATATTCTCTGCATGTCAGAGGAGATCCAGAAACTAGCAGATGTGTCAAAGTGTAACCTAGTAACTAGGTAACTTAGTGatcatttctccttttccctatcgtgctgcttttctttttccttaataaGGAACAGGAGTGGAACTACAAAAGATGAGTTAACTTCACTTTATATGTCAATTTAAGGACTGTGTAATAAATCAAGACAGTGTTAATTAGAAAGTTTTACAAGATACTACAACAGTCATGTGGACacaaaaaattccttttctcctAACAGTGTAAAGTAGTAGTTTCTTAACATACTGACAAATTGGTCTGTTTTCTCATACTTTCCTTGTGTTAGAAAAGCAGCTGTCTCACCTTTTGCTAAGCTCGCAATCAAAATTCTGGTTActtaataccttttttttttttttttaaatctttcaacCTAGCTGCAGGTACGAATGAAACCTAAACCATGGTCAAAACGGTGGGAAAGGCCAAAATACAATATAAAAGGAATAAAGTTTGAgctacctgaaaaaaaaatgaaagaagcacAGAAGTGGAGCCAGCCATGGCTAGAGTTTGATATGCTGCGAGAATATGATACTtcaaaaatagaggaaaaaatttggaaagaagTGAATGAAgagcttaaaaaataataatggtttttggaattactgaaaaaaattaacatttactTTGAATTTACTGTATAGACTATCAGTTGTCAAGTTTTGTATGTacataagcaaaataaacaataaaGTTAACCTTTCCAGAACTGTAAAAACTTTTGTGGTTGAACACAAACTTTCTGTTCCTGAAAACAGCCACTCCTTTTTGAGGACTGTAATGTTGTGTTCACTCCTTCTCCAGAAAGGAGAAGCCTCCTTTAACTTAGTTAACAACGGGGGTTTGTAGCACCTAGGCAAGTTAGTTGTCATTTCCAAACACTTCTGTTACTTCTCTCTTTACAGACTAGGTAGTGGCCAGTTGTAGAACGGCTTGACTCTCAACTTCAGAAACAGGCTATAGCAGGGAAGTAGGCATGTCTGAGCCAACCATACACTCTCAGAGTAAGTGCTGTTTggttttcacattaaaaaaaccaaacctgttcCTGATAGAGCAGTAATACTAATCAGCCAACAGAGCAGCAAACACAGTTTTGAAGAACTGAGCCAGTTTGTTTAAGCCAAATCATGTGAATTAGTGTAAGGTTCCTGATGAAGGGCTCCCAAAGTGTCAGAGTAGGTTCTCCATACTAGGACAGCTGGCTTCATGAAACTGTATTTCCATAGTAGAACCACACAGGGGTTCTCAGCTCAAGCATTAACTGCCTTCCCATGCTACAAAGTCATTACAAACAATCCTTCTTCCAGCAGGATAGATCTACAGTGCTAAACTGTGATAGAACATTATGTTTTTATAATAGCACAAGGCTGGTTGCTTCAGGGGAGAGCTTTTAGCCGGGATGAGACAAAGGAGAACAAGAGAAAAGCAATGAGATCATGAGCTTGTGGTGATTGATCAGCTGTCACATTTTTGTTGGCATTCTCAgacaaaaagcaacagaaattcaCCATTATTAGAAAGCAGGATTTGCAACATAACTCCTGAAGGTAACAAAGGCTAATGGTGTCTGAGTTTTTTCATACTTCTAATAACATTCGTGTCACATGTTAAAGAATTGAACTGTACCAGTCTCATTaacacagcaaaatatttttattttcaaaataaacaaaattattttaaaagtcccCTTTTGTCTGTAACACTGATCAAAACtatttacaattattttacaaaaatatctctttaacttaaaaaaatataaaagaaatcatAGGGATTAAGTCTGCAAGAGTTAAATTCTAGTCCCAGAAGATTTTGGAGAAATACAGTCACAAATAAACATACAGAGTCTGTGATGCACTACAGCTTCTACAATAAAGTACCCTTGTTATTCTATAGCTATTTATTGCAAATACACAAAGTTATAAAACGCTAGAAATCTAATAAGGGTATGATGAAGTAAGGTTCAGTAGATCTTACTGGGAAGCAAATTCCTAGAGTTTCAGTTACTGGAAAGTAACTGAAGTTGTTCTTGTGCTTCTCATCAAGATGTCTGTTATTAAAAGCCTGACAAAGCAGAATGTGTGACAACTCCAGTTCTGCACACAAGTTCAGTCTATATCAAGTACAAGACTATGCACATCAGACACTATCTTCATGTTCACTCTTCCCCAGATGTTCTCCTGTGCAACTTCTTCCCTCACTGAACCCACATTTACCATCAGTAAGCGTTCATCAGTCAAACTCCAGATCTGCACACTGACTTCCCTTGTTCCTGTAGCAGGGTCAAAACCCCTGTGACATTATGAATTCTTTTTCACTAGGGATGGCTTAACAATAACCCTACCAAAAAGCACTGTGGACCACAAGTTAGACGAGCTCAATGACTGCTAAGTCAGAGCGATATTTAGCaattaatactgaaaataacTTGTAAAGTCATCTACTGGCTAGCAGTGGTAAGTTTTACAGgcactttctctctttccaggaATCCTTCTAAAAAAGGATAAAGCATTGTCATACATTTTAGAATGCCTGAACCATCGCTTTGACAACTGTAACTTCTAAAGACTCCTTAACCTAGGAGTAGGTGGCAGAAGatgacattcagaaaaaaaaaacctcaaaactaGTTAGCAGCAAGACAGTGATTACCACTACACCTTTGAGTAGGCAGGATCCACTAATTAAATTTCATACTAGTACTGCTTTAGTGTGAACAGCAGGCTTGTTTTAGTAATACAAGTGTTGCTTCAAAAATTTCTATTTCCCGACCATCAATTTAAGGTGTTCAAGTTTGTACTCTTCAATGAAGTCTTCAACAATACGTAGAGCTTTGACTTTCACCAGCAGGAGGAGAACTTCTTTTGTTTcatcactattaaaaaaaaaacaacttaggTACATAAAAGTGCTGCTGACTTAAGTACACTTTatgtttattaattttaagaagAGTCAGGTATCTCTTCTTGGGCGATTGTCAGCAGGTGACCTTGGCTACACCCATCACTAACAGTACCCAACATCTAGCGCCTCAAACTGTCACATTAAACTAGAACTGCGGAAGTGCTCCTTTACATTATGGACTCCAtcttttatgtatgtatgtgatGGGAACATCTTTGAAAGTGTCAAATATATAAGACTTAAACGTTTCTTAAATTCCTCAACACAAAGCATTCGAGGAAGTGCTTGAATCCCAAGGAAAGCCTTATCTATTACCTGTGGTTATTCTTGTATAGCATACGGGCACATTTCAGCAAGTGCTGGCAGAAGTTCAGTAACTCAGGAAGAGTTGATCCACTTCTCAGATCTTGGAACCATCTTTCTGGGAGGCATGCAACCACCTGTTCACacaaaaaatgtttgtaaaaagtttaaaaagaaaagtctttcaATATAACCAAGTCACATCGCTTCTGACAGCAACTTTTTGGCAGGTTCAGtcagtagtagtagtagtgtgttttttctttgaaaccAAGATTGATTATCCCTAGAAGTAGTTATTCTTAAGAACCTATGGACCAATATTTGCTCTAAAATGCTTTTATGCACCAAGGtcataaaaaattttaaatttaaaaccaaattttaaatgttttaattttaaatttaaatattccaTCTTCAGTTTTGACCCctctatgtttaaaaaaaaaaaaaagaaaaaagcttttagcTTTTTCAATGCCAATGTACATGTTATCTTTTACCTTAGTACACTTTTCTATATTTTCTGGTCCTAGTGGTGTATTTAAGAGGTTCAGAAGAAGGTAACGATTCAGCAACTTGCTCAGTCCCAAATCACGGACCGTATCTTCTTGTACAATCCCATCCCAAAGAAGAACATTGGAGAGCAGCTGCATTAATGAAGAAACAGAGAATATGTATACCTGGTGGCTGGAAGTGTGCTAAAAAACAATATTACAAGTTTTATGCAAGATAAAGATTAAAAGATAATATTATGTCCATCCAATTTAAGTACTCAAAACCTAGGATTCACACTCTCCAAACTTACTATCATTTAACCACTAATAAGCTGCATATAGTAAATAACCTTATCAAGTAggataattaattttatatctGCATATGAACTGTTCCCtaatatgtgtatatatgacCTCCTGTATTGGGTTtctgtggcaaggttttggtagcaggggggctgcaggggtggcttctgtgagaaggtgctagaagcttcccccatgtccgacagagccaatgccagccggctccaagtcggacccgctgctggccaaggccgagcccagcagtgatggtggtagtgcctctgggagaacagatttaaggagggaggagaaaacctgcacaacagaaactgcagccggagaagaaaggagtgagaatatgtgagagcaccagcgctgcagacccccaggtcagtgcagaaggagagggaagaagagctCCAGACGCCccagcagagattcccctgcagcccgtggggaagaccatggtgaggcaggctgtccccctgcagcccggggaggtccacggtggagcagatctccacctgcagcccagggaggacctcatgctggagcaggtgggtgcccaaaggaggctgtgaccccgtgggaagcccacgctggagcaggctcctggaggacctgtggccccatgaggagaggagcccacgctggagcaggggaagagtgtgaggagtcctgaggaggaaggagcagcagagacaatgtgtgatgaactgaccccaaccccatttcccatccccctgcactgctggggggaagaggtagagaatttgggagttgagcccaggaagaaaggaggtgtgggggaaggtgtttttaagatttggttttatttctcactatcctaTTCTGATTTGATTtgcaacaaattaaattaatttttttccccaagtcgagtccgttttgcctgtgatggtaactggCAAGcgatctctccctgcccttatctcaacccaccagccttttgttatattttctctcccctgtccagctgaggaggtgagtgatagagcagctttggtggacacctggcgtccaaccagggtcaacccaccacacctccAAAGCTGGGAAGAACATTTTACCCTTCTAATAGGTTAACAATTTGCTAAGGCCCAAGTAGAGAAGATGACTGTGCTTTACACAGAAGAGCTTAGCAGTCAAATCTGAAAGCATGAAACAAGGAAAGAGTATTAAGACACTCCCCCTACAAGAAATAGGGACCAAAACCAAGTGACATCCAATTCTAAGCAAACCATCAGAGAATCCaagacagaagtaaaaaaaagaagttcctACATCTGCTCAGGATAAGACTACACACAGTCCCTCATAACATGATGAGGTTGGTAGCCACAGTTCATAGCAGCACAAAGAGATTTTTTGTAGTTGATATCAGTATTATGAGGTACTGagagttttcttc includes these proteins:
- the MRPL19 gene encoding large ribosomal subunit protein bL19m gives rise to the protein MAAACGRLLPRSAAAGLAGLAAARPALPGRCFSSSSCRISSDGKPAKFQPPPKPVIIDRQKQREERRFLSPEFIPPRGRTDPHKFYIERKDMIQRRKVFNIPEFYVGSILAVTTADPYANEKANRFVGICIQRGGKGLGATFVLRNVIEGQGVEIRYELYSPRVQAIEVLKLEKRLDDNLMYLRDALPEYSTFDVNMKPVSHLDHEEIPVNKLQVRMKPKPWSKRWERPKYNIKGIKFELPEKKMKEAQKWSQPWLEFDMLREYDTSKIEEKIWKEVNEELKK